TCGCCGAGCTGAGCCGCCTGGCGGCCATGACGGCGCCGATCAGCCCTTGATCAGCGCCGCCCGCTCGTCGGCCGTCAGCATCCGCCAGCGGCCTTCGGGCAGGTCGCCCAGCTTCACCGGGCCGATGCGGATGCGATAGAGGTCGACGACCTCCAGTCCGACCAGTTCGCACATGCGGCGGATCTGGCGGTTGCGGCCCTCGCGCAGCAGGAAGCGCAGGCGCTGGGGCTCCATCTGGGTGACGCGGGCGGGCTTCAGCTGGCGGCCGTCCAGCTCCAGCCCGTGGCGCAGTTGGGACAGCTTTGCTTCGGTCACGGCACCGGCGACGCGGACCAGATATTCCTTGTCCAGGTCCGACTGAGGGCCGATCACCGCCTTGGCCACCACCCCGTCCGACGACAGCAGCAGCAGGCCGCGCGAATCTTCGTCCAGCCGGCCGACCGGGGGCAGGGAGGCGTCGCGCGCCGGGACTTCGCCTTCACCGACCTTGTTGGCGGCGGTCAACAGGCGCGCGGCGGGGATCTTGCCGGGTTCCGGCTGGCCCGAGACGTATCCGACCGGCTTGTGCAGCAGGATGGCGACGCCCGCCGCCAGCGCCGCCTCGCCCTTGTCGTTCAGGGTCAACGTCTGGCCCGGTTCGATCTTGCGGCCCGCGTCGCGCACCACCTCGCCGTCGATGCTGACCAGGCCATCCGCGATCAGCCCCTCGGCCTCGCGGCGCGAGCAGACGCCGGTCTGGCCCAGCCATTTGTTGATGCGGACGGGTTCTGCGCCGTCATAGGTGCGGACGAAGGCCATGAGCTGACTGACTCTCTGCGATGCGATCGGCTGTGTAGGGCGGGGTTGTGGGCTCAGGCAAGGCTGGCCGCCGCTCGCCAGAGCCCAGATTGTCCGCCTTTGTGTTTCAGGTCACGTTTTCGTCGCCAAGTTGACCTTGAGCATCATAAGCCTATATCAGCAGTCACCCTGATGATTTTGACACGTTCGCTGCCGATCGATTCGGATCGCGACGTTTGCCGTGTCTGACCGAATTTCGACACGCAGGGCGCGACGGTTTTTAGGAACTGTCCGCGAATATTGATCGATAACCTTTGAAGGAGACGTTTTGTACGCTCAACGCAAGACCGCGACTGGCCCTCGTTCCCGCCAATACGGCAACCGCCCCGCACCGACCCGCCTGCGCTTCGGCCTGATCATGCGCAAGGGCATGGATTTCGGCGAATTGGGGGACATGGAGACCGCTCTGCGCTTTGAAGGCGTGTCGCTGGCTCCGATCTCGTCGGGCGAGGGCAGCTTGAATTCCGGCGGG
Above is a window of Brevundimonas naejangsanensis DNA encoding:
- a CDS encoding pseudouridine synthase produces the protein MAFVRTYDGAEPVRINKWLGQTGVCSRREAEGLIADGLVSIDGEVVRDAGRKIEPGQTLTLNDKGEAALAAGVAILLHKPVGYVSGQPEPGKIPAARLLTAANKVGEGEVPARDASLPPVGRLDEDSRGLLLLSSDGVVAKAVIGPQSDLDKEYLVRVAGAVTEAKLSQLRHGLELDGRQLKPARVTQMEPQRLRFLLREGRNRQIRRMCELVGLEVVDLYRIRIGPVKLGDLPEGRWRMLTADERAALIKG